GACGGATATCAAGGCCCTTCAGGACCGGGCGAACCAGGCCGCCGCGGAGGGCACCCCCGCGGAAGCGCGACGCTGGAAGGAGCTGGCGAAGAAGGCGGAGCTGCTCCAGGCGCAGGTGGCGGAGCGCGGACGGACGGGCGCCGACCTGTTCCAGAGCCAGCAGATCGGGCTCGATTGCCTGGATCGCCACGCCGAGGAGCGCGAGGCGCTGCGTGCCTCCCTGGAGATCGCGGTCGCCGATCCGGCCGCCTACGCCGAATCTCTCCGGCTGGCCCGAGAACCGCGCGGGGCGATGCTGCGCGCCGCCCTCACCGCCCTCCTGGCGCAGAGCCGGGTCCTGTCCCTTCGATGGAAGCAGGACCGGTCCCACGCGGCGGCGGAGGCCGCCGGGCTTCGCGCCGACCTGACGGCGCTGAAGCGGCGACACACCGCCGCGCTCGAGAGTGAGGAGGCCCGCACGCTGGCCGACCCGGCGCTCCGCGCCGCCGAGGCCTTGGTCGCGGCGGGCGCCGCCTGGGAGCGGGAGCGCGTGGCGGGGGCGCGCGGCGCCGCCGTGCGCGAGGACGCCGAGCGGCACGCCGCCCTCAGGGAGCGGGACGAGGCGGGGCGACTGGCTCGGGACTACTGGGCCACGGCCGAGCGGCTGCTCGCCCGTGGTACGGCGAGCGAGGCGTCTACGCCGGGAACAGCCTGGCCAGGAGCTGCCGGAACTCCTTGAGCTTGAACGGCTTCGTCACCACCGGCACCTTGCTGTCCGACAGGAAGCGGCCGTAGCCCGGCGCCTCGTCCTCCCCGGTGATGAAGATGAAGTGCGGCACCGCGTCCGGCCGGCGCTTGCGAATCTCCTCGTAGAGCTTGGGCCCGTCCACCTGCGGCATCTGCAGATCGCTCACCACCAGATCGTAGGTCTGCTGGTCGAGGAGCTTCAGCGCGGCCATTCCGTCCTCGGCCGGATCCACGGTGTGACCGTCCGCGGAGAGCGCCTCCGCCATCAGCTCGCGCATGTGCTCCTGATCGTCCGCGACGAGGACCCTCAGCGTCTTCATGCCCCAAGTCTAGCAGATGCGATTTTTATCGAAGTCCGGGCCCGCATCCATTCCGAGACCGCGAACCGTATCGTTTCCAGCACGTTGACCGACGGCCGGCCCGTTACCACACTGGGGCCGTGCTCGCGAGGGTCCGCTCGGCTACCTTGACCGGCGTCGACGCGGCCACCGTCTTCGTCGAGGTGGACGTGGCGTCCGGACTGCCCTCGTTCACCACGGTCGGGTTGCCCGACTCGACGGTCCGCGAGAGCCGCGATCGCGTTCGCGCGGCGATTCGCAATGCCGGATTCGAGTTTCCCATCGACCGCATCACCGTGAATCTCGCCCCGGCCGACCTGCGCAAGGAGGGGGCCGCATTCGACCTGCCGATGGCGGTGGGGATCCTGTGCGCCATCGGACTGGTGAAGCCCGGGCGACTGGAGCGTGCACTCCTAGTGGGCGAGCTGTCGCTCGATGCCAGCGTGCGCGCCGTTCGCGGGGTGCTGCCGATCGCGCTCCACGCCCGTCGGCACGGATTTGGCCCGCTGCTCGTGCCCGCGGCCAACGCCGCCGAGGCCGGGGTGGTGCCGGCGGTCACCGCCATCCCGATCGCGACGCTGCACGACGCGGTCGAGTACCTGAACGGCGAGCGGGAAATCGGGCCGGTGCGATCACATTGCCTCGCGGGCAGGTCGACGTCGGACGGGGACGGCCTCGATTTCTCGGACGTGCGGGGCCACGAGCACGCCAAGCGCGGTCTCGAGATCGCCGCCGCGGGCGGGCACAACGTGCTGATGATCGGGCCTCCCGGAACCGGCAAGACGATGCTGGCCCGGCGCGTGGCCTCGATCCTGCCTCCGCTGTCGCTCGAGGAGGCGATCGAGGCGTCGACGGTGTGGAGCGTCGCGGGACTGCTACCGGCCGAGCGCGGCCTCCTGTCGGTCCGCCCGTTCCGTAGCCCGCATCACACCGCGTCCGAGGCCGGGCTGATCGGCGGCGGCGGACTGCCGCATCCCGGGGAGATCAGCCTGGCCCACCACGGCGTGCTGTTCCTGGACGAGCTGCCGGAGTTCTCCCAGCGGGTGCTGGAGGCGCTGCGTCAACCGTTGGAGGACGCCCGGGTGGTCGTCTCCCGCTCGGCCGGCACCGCGAGCTTTCCCGCCCGCTTCCAGCTGGTCGCCGCCGCCAATCCATGCCGCCGGGGGTGCGCCTCGTTGCCGACCTGCGCTTGCTCGCCGCCCGAGCGGGCACGCTACCTCGGACGCCTTTCGCGTCCTCTCCTGGACCGGATCGATCTCCATCTGGAGATCCCGTCGCTGCCGCACGCCGAGCTGATCGACAGCGCCGCGGGCGAGCCGTCCGCGGCCATCCGGGCGCGCGTCCTCGCCGCGCGAGCCCGTCAAGCGGCGCGGTTTGCCGGAACCTCGACCCACGCCAATGCGCGGATGTCGGGCCGGCAGACCCGGCGCTTCTGTCCGCTTCCGCCGGACGCCTCGCGCCTGCTCGGCATGGCGGTCACGAAGCTCGGATTCTCGGCGCGCGCCCACGATCGACTGCTGCGCGTCGCCCGCACCATCGCGGATCTGGCCGGCGCCGACACCATCTCGGCCGAGCACGTCTCCGAGGCCATTCAGTACCGCACGCTCGACCGCGCCCGGTGACCGGCTCCTTAGGCGTCCGCCAGCGCACGGGCGGACGGGTGCAGACACGGCGCCCATCCGGCCGACAACACCTCGGTGATGGACGGTGGAGTGATCACATCGACGGCTCCGGTGGGGCACGCGCGACGGCCGGTGTATCCGCCGTGCGACCAGGCCAGGATCGCGCCACCCAGCACGAGCCAGGCGGCGCCCTCGAGCGCCACCATGACTCCGTCGGGAAGCGTCCGGCACGGCGCGGACCACGAAGCGCCGGCGGTGCGCTCCTGGTGCAGCCGATGGTCGAGCCGCGAGAGCGAGCCGGCGTCGCCGGGATGGACCTCGAGCCAAGCGGCCCGAAACGCCTCCAGGTCCGCGCGGCGGCACTCCCGACACGGGCGATGGCCGGCGGCGAGTGCGGTGGCCTCGTCGAGAAAGAACAGCTCCGTGTAGCGTCCGGGCGCCATGAGCGGACGCCGGCGCCGGCCGCGGAACTCGAGCCGGCAGACCAGCCACCGCTCGCCTCGCCAGCGTCGCACGAGACGGCCCTGCCCGTCGACCAGACATCCCCGGTTGCCCATGAACATCCCGCGCGCCGGACTGGCCTCCACCACGCCGAACGGGGTCACGCGGTTGGGAAGCGGCACGGTGACGGACGCTAGACCCGCTGCAGGAAGGTGCGATCCTCCACGAGGATGCAGCCGCTCTCCTGGACGCGCCGCACACTCTCGACGTTGTCCCCGTCCTTCGCGAGCCGCTCGCGGTACTGCTCGTACGCCGCCAGATCCGGAAAGTCGATCAGCGCGAGGGCGATATTGGTCGGGCCCGCGAAGAGCGTCGGCATCCAGTAGCCCACCAGCTCGCCGCCGCAGCGTGGAATGACGATGCCGAGCGCGCGCGCGTAGCGCTCGAAGTCCCCTCGCTTGCGCGGGTCGATCGTGTACCGAATGCTGAGCGTGATCATCGCGTGGTCTCCTCCCATCGCACGTTGAACACGGTGCGGAGCTGGGTCCGCCCGCGTGACGTCACCATGACGGCTCGGGTGCCGCGAAGGCGTCGGATCCAGCCGCGGTCGAGCGCCAGATCGGCCAGCGCCGTCCCGACCAGGCCGGCGATGTGAGGTCGGCGCTCCGTCCAGTCGATACAGCGGCGCGCCGGAGCCGGTGACCGCCGGGCCGGCACCACGATCCCGAGCCCTCGCAGCGAGCGGACGCCGGTCGGCGTGAGCCGATAGTCCCGGCCGTCCGCCTCGAGCCAGCCGCCCGCGGTCACCGCGTCGGCGAGCGCCACCCCCAGACGACCGGCCAGGTGGCTATAGCAGGTGCGTGCCTGCCTCAGTCGCCACGAGGCGATGTCCGTCACCGCGGGCGACGTCGTCCGGGCCGATCCCGGGGCGACCACGGCCAGGGCCTCGACCGCGTGCCCGACGTCCGCGCTGGCCAGACGGTAGTAGCGCCAGCGTCCCTGCTGCTCGACACGGAGGATGCGGCCGGCGATCAGCTTGGCCAGATGGTTGCTCGCGGTCTGGGCGGAGACGCCGGCCCGGGCGGCGAGCTCGCCGGCCGGCCGCGCCTCCCCGCCGGCCAGAGCCATGCACATCGCCGCGCGTGATGAGTCGGCCAGTAGACCGGCGACGAAGGCGATGTCCGGTTCGCTCATGATCTGGAGCTTAGCGCAGTCGCACGCGGCATGTTTCACGCCGCATCGAACCCAAATGTCGAGCGCGCGCGCCTTGGAGGCGGAGGCCCGCGGACTTGCCAACGCCGGCGGATGTTGAGACGATGACGGCGGTTTTCGAATCTCACCCTCCGGAGGTCCCGATGAGCCAGCCCGGCAGCCCCACCCATCCCATGGCGATCGCCCGCGAGCACGCCGCGATCGTCATGATCGACGTGCAGGAGCGGCTGTTCCCGGCCATGGACGCCGATCATCGCGAGGAGGTGATGCGGAACCTGAAGGTCCTGGCCGCGGCGGCCCGGCGGCTGAGCGTTCCGATGCTGGTCACCGAGCAGTACCCGAAAGGGCTCGGGCATACGTTGCAGGAATTGAAGGAAACGTTGCCCACGGGCCTGGAGCCCATCGAGAAGGTGGCTTTCTCCTGCTGGGGAGTGGACACCTTCCGCAACCGGCTCTCGGCGACCGGTGCCCGGCAGGTGATCCTCGGCGGCATCGAGGCGCACGTGTGCGTGCTGATGTCGGCCCTCGATCTCCTCGCTGCCGGCTACGGGGTGCAGGTCGTCGCGGACGCGGTGACCTCGCGGACCCAGGCCAACTGGCGCCTGGCCATGGCCTATCTTCGGCAGGCGGGAGCGGTGGTCACCACCGCCGAGACCGCGCTCTTCCAGCTGCTGCGCCAGGCCGATTCCGACGACTTCCGGGAGCTGGCGCGGCTCATTCGGTGATGCACCGGTACTTCGACGTCCGTTCCACCGTCCTGCTCGTGGTCGGCTACGGCATCCTTCCGGAAGAGGAGGATCGGCCCGTCGCCTACGAGCTGAAGGATTCGATCAATTCACGCAGCGCGGGAGTCGAGAACCGGAGCGCGGTGGTGGTGACGGACATGTGGATGCTGAACCAGGAGATGGCGGACATGTTCCCGGCCATCGCCATCGGCGGTCCCGCGGTCAATGCCTTCGCCGCCCAGATCTACGAGGATCTGCCGCTGGCCTTCACCCGAGATCAACAGGTCTTCATCCAGATGGACCAGGACTCGGGCAAGCGAGCCGCACTGTGGGGAATGGACCAGCGGGGCACGCGCGAGGCCGCCCTGGTATTCGTCAAGGACGGCCTGCTCGACCGCTTCCTCGAGCTGGTCTGGCGCGTTCCCGGCTAGCCTAGCGGCTGGCGTCACCGCCTCCCCAGCGACGCTCGTGATAGACGAGCCGCTGCGGCTCGGTGAGCAGATCTCGCGTCTTCAGGTGGTAGCGCAGGTGCACCAGCCGTACCGCGCTACGAAGCCGCTCCACCTCCGCGACGAGCGGGGCGAGATCGGCCTCGGCGGCCCGACCCCCGTCGAACAGCATGTCCAGCCGTCGCTCGGCGGCCAGGAGAGCCGCGGACCGGGGACGCGATTCCGCGAACATCGCGCCCTCCAGCGCCCGCAGCTGCGCGGTCTGCGTGGCGGTGAGACCGAGGGCGTCCCCGAGCTCGAGCACGTGCAGTGGGCCGGGGTAGCCACGACGATCGGCGGTGAAGGCCATCCCGAAGCCCCGACCATCGGCGACCACTCGATCGAAGCTCTCGATGCAGCGCTGGGCTTCCTCGTGCCCCGAGACGCCCGGCGGGCCCTGGTGACCCGCGTGCGGCGCGTGCTGGGCCGGCGCGGGGGCGGCGATGACGAGCGAGACGAACAGGATCGGTGCGGTGAGCGTGCGCATGGACTCCTCCCTGGGGCGGAGCATACGATACGCGACGGCTCGGCGGCAGGTGGTCTGGAGCTAGCGAGCGACGGTCAGCCGGCTGCCGGGGGGAAGGTTGCTGTAGGTCACCGAGCCGTTCGGCCCGCTGTAGCGATACACCGAGCGAGGGAGGGCGCCTCGGCTCGTCCAGGCTGCGCCGCCGCTGCCGTGGAGCACACGCTGAACGTACTGCTGCGTCTCCGCATACGGCGGAATCCCGCGGTGCAAGTCCACGGCCCCCTCGCCCGCGTTGTAGGCGGCGACGGCCAGGGCCACGTTGCCGGGGTACCGGTCCAGCAGATAGCGGAGGTGGCGCACGCCGCCCTCGATGTTCTCGCGCGGGTTGAAGGAATCGCGCACGCCGAGGGCCAGCGCGGTCTTCGGCATCAGCTGCATCAGCCCTCGGGCGCCGCTGCGGGATACCGCGGTCGGATTGAAGGCCGACTCCGCCCGAATCACGGATTCCACCAGCGTCGCGTCGACCCCGTGGCGTGACGAGATCTCGCGGATCTCACTGGCATATTGCCCACGGGCCGTCTCGGACATGCGCAGCCATCCGGTAGCGGTGCCGGAGCTGCCGGGGAGGCCTCGATAACGAGGGTCGGTTGGCGCGTTCGTAAGATGGACGACGCCGTCGGTCTCGACCATCCGATAGGAGTCCGCCTGTGCGCAGGAAGTGCCTACCACTGTTGCGAGAAATCCCGCCAGCGCCACCACGCCCATGGTCTGCACGGGGGCAGACGGTCCAAGAGCCGTGCCAGAGAGGACGAAAATACCGAGAGGCCGCTGGAGCTCGGCGGCCTCTCGGCTTGTGCTTTTAACGTTTCCGGCTAGTTGCGGGCCTGAAGCAGAGCTTCCCGAATCCGGTTGTCCTTCGGAATCGGCTCTTCGAGAGCCAGATTCAGCACCTGATCCAGCGTATCCACGAGGTGGAAGGTCATCCCCTCGCGAACCTGCGCCGGCACGTCCTCGATGAGGTTTTTCTCGTTCCTTTTCGGCAAGATGATCACCTTGACCCCCGCCCGTCGGGCACCGAGCACCTTCTCCTTGATGCCGCCGACCGGCAGCACACGGCCGGAGAGCGTCACCTCGCCCGTCATCGCGAGGTCCGATCTCACGGGACGCTGAGTCATCAGGGAAACCAGTGCCGTCACCATGGTGACACCGGCCGAAGGCCCGTCCTTCGGGATGGCACCCGCCGGGACGTGCACGTGGATGTCGGAGGTTTCCCAGTAGTCCGAGCGCACGCCCAGCTCGGAGGCGTGGGAGCGCGCCCAGGACAGCGCCGTCTGGGCGGATTCCTTCATGACGTCGCCCAGCTGCCCGGTAAGCGTCAGTGTCTTGCTGCCCTTCATCCGGGTCGCCTCGATGAAGAGGATCTCGCCGCCGGTCGGCGTCCACGACATGCCGACCGCAACGCCCGGGATACGAGTCCGCTCCTCCAGCTCCTCGTGCATGTACCGCGGCGAGCCGAGCAGCTCACCGACGAGGGCTTCGGTCACCTCGACCGGCTCGTGCTGCCCTTCGACGCGACGCTTGGCCACTTTCCGAGTCACCGCCGCGATCTCCCGCTCGAGGTTCCGCAGGCCCGCTTCGCGGGTGTAGCCGCGGACGAGCAGGCGCAGGGCGCCGTCCGTCCAGCGGATGTGATCACTCTCGATCAGGCCATGGTCCGCGACCTGCTTCGGAACCAGATGGCTGCGGGCAATCCGCACCTTCTCCTCTTCCGTGTAGCCGGCGAGCTCGATGATCTCCATACGATCGCGCAGCGGAGGCGGCACGGTGTCGAGCAGGTTGGCCGTCGTGATGAACAGGATCTTCGACAGGTCGAACGCCACGTCGACGTAGTGGTCCCGGAAGGCGACGTTCTGCTCGGGATCGAGCACTTCCAGCAGCGCGGAGGCCGGGTCGCCGCGGAAGTCCATGCCGAGCTTGTCGATCTCGTCCAGCATGAACACCGCGTTCTTGGACTCGGCCCGCCGCAGCCCCTGGATGATCTGGCCCGGTAGCGCCCCGATGTAGGTGCGACGATGCCCGCGGATCTCCGCCTCGTCCCGCATGCCGCCGAGCGAGATCCGGTGGAACTTGCGGCCGAGCGCCCGCGCGATCGAACGGCCGAGCGACGTCTTGCCGACACCCGGAGGGCCGACGAAACACAGGATCGGATCCTTCCCGGCCGGCCGCATGCTCTTGACGGCCAGGTACTCGAGGATCCGGTCCTTCACCTTCTCCAGGCCGGAGTGGTCTTCGTCCAGCACCCGACGCGCCTCCGCGAGGTCCAGATTGTCGGTGGTCTGCTTGTTCCACGGCAACGCCAGCAGCCAGTCCAGATACGTTCGGGCGACCGTGTACTCCGCGGCCGCCGGGGGCATCTTGCTGAGACGGTCGAGCTCCCGGAAGGCCTCCTTCTGGGCCTCCTCGGTCATTCCGGCCGCCTCGATCTTGGCCCGCAGGTCGTCCAACTCCTGCGCGCGCTCGTCCGTCTGGCCGAGCTCCTTCTGGATGGCCTTCATCTGCTCGCGCAGGTAGTACTCGCGCTGGCTCTTGCCCACCTCGGACTCGACCTGTGACTGGATCTTGGAACCGAGCGCCAGGACCTCGGCCTCCTTCGTGAGCACCGCCACGAGCCGCGCCAGGCGCGCCTTGACGTCCGTCGTCTCCAGCAGCGCCTGCTTCCCCTCGGTGTTCAAGGTAGGCAGCGTGGCCGCGATGAGATCGGCGAGCCGGTCTGGCTGGGTCACGTTCTGCACCACGGAGGCGAGCTCGTCCGGCAGCATCGGCGATAGCTCGACCACCTGACGGAACAGATTGCCCGCGTTTCGGGCCAACGCCTCGACTTCCAGATCTCCCGCCGACGTTGGTACGTCGGGCACCGCGGCGATGCGCGCCACCAGATAGGGGCGCACCTGGGCGATCTCGGTGATGCGGATCCGGTGCAAGCCCTGGACGACCAGGCGCACCGTACCGTCAGGCTGCTTCAGCACCTTGTGCACGGTGGCCAGGGTTCCGGTGCGATGGAGGTCCGCCTCCTGCGGCTCCTCGGTGCTCGCATCGCGCTGGGTGAATACGCCGATCAAGCGGTCGCCGCGGACCACGTCGTCGAGAAGGCGGACGGAGGACTCGCGTCCCGCCCCGAGCGGCAACGCGGACTGCGGGAAGAGCACGGTGTCACGCAACGGCAGGATGGGTACCTGCTCTGGAGCCGGAGCGCCAGCGCCGAGCGGGCTCGCGCTTCCCGTGGACACCTTGTCGTCTGCCATGGTCTGGTCGTCCTTTCCTTTCAGAACAGATCAACGGGCGACAGCTGACTGGCCGCGGCTCGGACGAGCGCCTCGCTTCTCCCCCGCTGAGCGTCGTCACGTGACTGCGTCATGTCGCTCCGCACGTGGTTGGTCAACTCCTCGATCTGCGCCTGCATGTCGAGCATCCGACGTCTCATCTTTAGGATGATCTCGATGCCGGCCAGATTCACCCCCAGGTCGCGGGCCAGCCGGGTGACGCGCGCGATCTCCTCGACGTCCTCGGCCGAATACATCCGGGTCTTTCCCTCGGTGCGGCTCGGCCGGATCAGCCCCTTCTTCTCGTACATGCGGAGGGTCTGCGGGTGGATCTTCACCATCTCGGCGACCACACCGATCATGTACAGAGGACGGCTCCGGTCCGTCATTCGCGCGCGCTCCCCACGTTGTCGGTCTCGGTGCGGGCGGGCAGGAGCCGAGCGAGCTCCCGGAACATCTCCTGCGTCCGCGGATCGAGACCGCGCGGGATCTGGACCCGCGTGGTGACGTACAGATCCCCAAAGCCATCTGCAGCCAGCCGGCGTACCCCCCGGCCGCGGATCCGAAAGGTCTGCCCTCCCTGCGTGCCGGGCGGGATCACGAGGTCGATGAGACCGTCCACCCCCCGGACGCGGATTCGACAGCCGAGGACTGCTTCGGCCATCGAAAGCGGGACCTCGCAATAGAGGTTGTCGCCCTTCCGCGTGTAACGCGGATCGGCGTGCACCCGGGCGATCACAACCAGGTCGCCCCGGGGACCCCCGAAGGGGCCCGAGTGCCCTTCATCGGGAATCCGGAGCTGGCTGCCCGTGTCCATACCGGGCGGCAGCACGACGTGCAAAGAAGTGCGTCCGGGCGCCACACCCCGTCCACGGCAGGCCGAGCACGGCTCGGCCACGCGGGTGCCCGCTCCGTCACACGCCGGGCACGCTTCCCTCGATGTCTCGCGCCAAATCGTACCGAGTCCGCCGCAGTGAGCACAGGGCGCCGGCTCGGCGCCGGGCTCGGCGCCACTGGCGTCGCAGGCCTCGCACGGCGACAGCCGGTCGACGGGCACGGACACCTCGACGCCGGTGACGGCCTGCTGAAACGAGAGCTCCACGGGAACATGCAGATCGTCGCCTCGCCGTCCGCCCCGAGTGGCCCCCGCGGAGGTCGCGCGGTCCCGCACAACCGGGGCGCCCTGTCGATCGTAGACGGTACGGGCGGTGGGATCGCTCAGAATGCGGTACGCGTGGACGATCTCCTCGAACACGGCGCGAGCGCCGTGATCCCAGAAGTTGACGTCCGGGGAATACCGCCGGGCGAGACGCTGATAGGCTCGACGGATCTGGATCGCCGTCGCGCCCGCCTCCACCCCGAGCACTGCATAGTAGTCACGCATGGTCACGCGCGGGGCCGCGTCGCATCACGCGACCCCGCGCTCTCCCGCCGCGGTCGCGGCTACTTCTTCTCCCCGAGATCCTCGAACTCGGCATCCACGACGTCTCCCTTCGGGGCCGCGTTGCCGTCTCCACTGCCGGACGGAGCTCCGGACTGCGAAGCTCCCGCCGCTCCCGGCTGCGCCTGGGCCTGGGCGTCGCGATACATCGCCTCGGCCAGTTTGTGCGATGCCTGAGTCACCGCCTCTTGTGCCTTCTTGATCCGATCCAGATCGTCGGTCTTGAGCGCCTCGCGAAGCTCGCCCAGGGCGGTCTCGGTCGCCTGCTTGTCCGCCGCCGGCACCTTGTCACCATGGTCGCGGAGCATCTTCTCGGTGTTGTAGACGGTCGAGTCGCCGAGATTCTTGACTTCGATGCTCTCGCGCTGCCGCGCGTCGTCGGCCGCGTGGGCCTCCGCCTCCTTCTTCATGCGCTCGATCTCGTCCTTGCTGAGGCCGGACGAGGCTGTGATCGTGATGTTCTGCTGCTTCCCGGTCGCCTTGTCTCGCGCCGACACGTTGAGGATACCGTTCGCGTCGATGTCGAACGTGACCTCGATCTGCGGCACGCCTCGCGGCGCCGATGGAATGCCGTCCAGGTGGAATCGACCGAGCGTCCGGTTGTCGCGCGCCATCGGCCGCTCGCCCTGGAGCACGTGCACCTCCACGGAAGGCTGGCTGTCCGCGGCGGTCGTGAACGTCTCGGCCTTCTTGGTCGGGATCGTCGTGTTGGCGTCGATCAGCCGGGTCATCACGCCGCCCAGCGTCTCGATACCGAGAGAGAGCGGCGTCACGTCGAGGAGCAGGAGATCCTTGACCTCGCCGGTGAGCACCGCCGCTTGCACCGCCGCGCCGACCGCCACGACCTCGTCGGGGTTGACGGTCCGGTTCGGCTCCTTGCCGAAGAGCTTCTTGACCTCCTCCTGGACCTTCGGCATCCGGGTCTGGCCGCCCACCAGGATGACCTCGTCGATGTCCCCGGGGTTCACCCCGGCCTGACGCATGGCCTCGCGGCACGGGGTCAGGCTCCGCTCGATGAGATCCGCCACCAGCGACTCGAGCTTGGCGCGGGTCAGGGTGAGGACCAGGTGCTTCGGGCCGGTCGCGTCCGCGGTGATGAACGGCAGGTTGATCTCGGTCTGAACCGTGGTGGACAACTCGCACTTCGCCTTCTCGGCGGCCTCCTTCAGCCGCTGGAGGGCCATGCGATCCTTGCGCAGATCGATGCCGTTCTCCTTCTTGAACTCCTCGGCGATCCAGTCCATGACCCGCTGGTCGAAGTCGTCACCGCCGAGGTGGGTGTCGCCGTTGGTCGCCTTCACCTCGACCACTCCCTCGCCGATCTCCAGCACCGAGATGTCGAAGGTGCCGCCGCCAAGGTCGTACACCGCGACCGTCTCGTCCTTCTTCTTGTCGAGGCCGTACGCGAGGGCGGCGGCGGTGGGCTCGTTGACGATGCGAAGCACGTCGAGGCCCGCGATCGCGCCGGCGTCCTTGGTGGCCTGGCGCTGGCTGTCGTTGAAGTAGGCGGGAACCGTGATCACCGCCTGGGTGACCTTCTCCCCCAGATAGGCCTCCGCGGCCTCCTTCAGCTTGCGGAGTACGAGCGCCGAGATCTCGGGCGGGGAATACACCTTGCCCCGGCTCTCCACGCGCGCGTCACCGTTGTCGGCCTTCAAGACCTTGTACGGCACGAGCTTGATCTCGCTCATCACCTCGTCGTACCGCCGACCCATGAAGCGCTTGATCGAGAAGATCGTGTTCTCGGGGTTGGTGATGGCCTGACGCTTCGCCACCTGCCCGACCAGCGTGTCACCCTCCTTCGTGAATGCCACCACCGAAGGAGTCAGGCGGCTTCCTTCCTGGTTGGCAACGACGGTCGGATCTCCACCCTCCACCACCGCCACCACCGAGTTCGTCGTACCGAGGTCAATGCCAATCACCTTCGCCATGTCGTGTTCTCTCCTGTCTGAATGTCTGGAACACCGTCAGGGTGCCGGCGGCTCCGACCGATTACGGCCGAACCCGCCGGCACCATCTCGTGCTGGACGTCGCTAGACGGCCTCGACCTTGATCTCCTTTGCCTTGATCTCTTCGGACTTGGGAAGCGTCACGGTCAGCACGCCGTCGCGGTACGTGGCCTTGATCTGGCTGCTCTCGACGGGCATCGGAAGCGAGAACGTTCGCACGAACTTTCCGAACCAGCGCTCCCGACGATAGTGGCTCGCGTCCTGAACGTCGTTCTCTCCCCGACGCTCACCCTGGATCGTGAGCAGATCGCCGGTCACTGAGACGTGAATGTCCTTGTCGGTGATGCCCGGCAGCTCCGCACGGACCACGACCTCGTTCTTCGTCTCATACATGTCCGCGGCCGGAGCCCACACGCGCTCGCCGACCTCGGGGGAAGCCGGCTGTCCCAGGAAATTGTCGAACAAGCGATTCATCTGGGACTGGATGTCGCTGAGCGGCAGATCGTTCGAGAACGGGCGAAATCTGATTAGAGCCATTGAAGCTCCTCCTCCTGTTCTACGGGCTTGTTATATACGGGGCACCGCCCCTAACCTGAGTCTGAATGACTTATATATGCTGAGTGTACTGGTGTCAAGCAGTTGCCGAAATACTCACCTTATTAAATAAAATCAGATAGTTATATTATGAGCCGGGAGTGAGCCTGTTTGCGGCGCTTGTTCAGGGGGAGGCCGGAGCCTCACGGAACGTGCTCACAAACCGCATCTGCAAGTCATACAGGATGCCGTCGAGAAGCTGGCTCTCCTCCGTCGTCCGGTTCCCGTTGGTCTTCTCCCGGAGCATCAGCAACATGTCGATGGCAGCCTGCGCCCGCGCCAAGTCCCGACGAGACTCATTGGTCTGGGGATCGGGCGCGAGTCCAAGGCTCACCAACGCTGAGCTCGCGAACATCATGAAGAGACCGCCGAGATCGCTGGGCCCTGGACCAGAGCCGGCAGTCTCGGCGCGGCGGCCGGTGGGCGTTCCGACGCCCACCGGCGACCCCGCCGAGGACTCCACT
Above is a genomic segment from Candidatus Methylomirabilota bacterium containing:
- a CDS encoding MerR family transcriptional regulator; the protein is MIGVVAEMVKIHPQTLRMYEKKGLIRPSRTEGKTRMYSAEDVEEIARVTRLARDLGVNLAGIEIILKMRRRMLDMQAQIEELTNHVRSDMTQSRDDAQRGRSEALVRAAASQLSPVDLF
- a CDS encoding J domain-containing protein — translated: MRDYYAVLGVEAGATAIQIRRAYQRLARRYSPDVNFWDHGARAVFEEIVHAYRILSDPTARTVYDRQGAPVVRDRATSAGATRGGRRGDDLHVPVELSFQQAVTGVEVSVPVDRLSPCEACDASGAEPGAEPAPCAHCGGLGTIWRETSREACPACDGAGTRVAEPCSACRGRGVAPGRTSLHVVLPPGMDTGSQLRIPDEGHSGPFGGPRGDLVVIARVHADPRYTRKGDNLYCEVPLSMAEAVLGCRIRVRGVDGLIDLVIPPGTQGGQTFRIRGRGVRRLAADGFGDLYVTTRVQIPRGLDPRTQEMFRELARLLPARTETDNVGSARE
- the dnaK gene encoding molecular chaperone DnaK — protein: MAKVIGIDLGTTNSVVAVVEGGDPTVVANQEGSRLTPSVVAFTKEGDTLVGQVAKRQAITNPENTIFSIKRFMGRRYDEVMSEIKLVPYKVLKADNGDARVESRGKVYSPPEISALVLRKLKEAAEAYLGEKVTQAVITVPAYFNDSQRQATKDAGAIAGLDVLRIVNEPTAAALAYGLDKKKDETVAVYDLGGGTFDISVLEIGEGVVEVKATNGDTHLGGDDFDQRVMDWIAEEFKKENGIDLRKDRMALQRLKEAAEKAKCELSTTVQTEINLPFITADATGPKHLVLTLTRAKLESLVADLIERSLTPCREAMRQAGVNPGDIDEVILVGGQTRMPKVQEEVKKLFGKEPNRTVNPDEVVAVGAAVQAAVLTGEVKDLLLLDVTPLSLGIETLGGVMTRLIDANTTIPTKKAETFTTAADSQPSVEVHVLQGERPMARDNRTLGRFHLDGIPSAPRGVPQIEVTFDIDANGILNVSARDKATGKQQNITITASSGLSKDEIERMKKEAEAHAADDARQRESIEVKNLGDSTVYNTEKMLRDHGDKVPAADKQATETALGELREALKTDDLDRIKKAQEAVTQASHKLAEAMYRDAQAQAQPGAAGASQSGAPSGSGDGNAAPKGDVVDAEFEDLGEKK
- the lon gene encoding endopeptidase La; this encodes MADDKVSTGSASPLGAGAPAPEQVPILPLRDTVLFPQSALPLGAGRESSVRLLDDVVRGDRLIGVFTQRDASTEEPQEADLHRTGTLATVHKVLKQPDGTVRLVVQGLHRIRITEIAQVRPYLVARIAAVPDVPTSAGDLEVEALARNAGNLFRQVVELSPMLPDELASVVQNVTQPDRLADLIAATLPTLNTEGKQALLETTDVKARLARLVAVLTKEAEVLALGSKIQSQVESEVGKSQREYYLREQMKAIQKELGQTDERAQELDDLRAKIEAAGMTEEAQKEAFRELDRLSKMPPAAAEYTVARTYLDWLLALPWNKQTTDNLDLAEARRVLDEDHSGLEKVKDRILEYLAVKSMRPAGKDPILCFVGPPGVGKTSLGRSIARALGRKFHRISLGGMRDEAEIRGHRRTYIGALPGQIIQGLRRAESKNAVFMLDEIDKLGMDFRGDPASALLEVLDPEQNVAFRDHYVDVAFDLSKILFITTANLLDTVPPPLRDRMEIIELAGYTEEEKVRIARSHLVPKQVADHGLIESDHIRWTDGALRLLVRGYTREAGLRNLEREIAAVTRKVAKRRVEGQHEPVEVTEALVGELLGSPRYMHEELEERTRIPGVAVGMSWTPTGGEILFIEATRMKGSKTLTLTGQLGDVMKESAQTALSWARSHASELGVRSDYWETSDIHVHVPAGAIPKDGPSAGVTMVTALVSLMTQRPVRSDLAMTGEVTLSGRVLPVGGIKEKVLGARRAGVKVIILPKRNEKNLIEDVPAQVREGMTFHLVDTLDQVLNLALEEPIPKDNRIREALLQARN
- a CDS encoding Hsp20/alpha crystallin family protein, whose product is MALIRFRPFSNDLPLSDIQSQMNRLFDNFLGQPASPEVGERVWAPAADMYETKNEVVVRAELPGITDKDIHVSVTGDLLTIQGERRGENDVQDASHYRRERWFGKFVRTFSLPMPVESSQIKATYRDGVLTVTLPKSEEIKAKEIKVEAV